A window of the Plasmodium vivax chromosome 12, whole genome shotgun sequence genome harbors these coding sequences:
- a CDS encoding cyclin homologue, putative (encoded by transcript PVX_117280A) → MNYPEDTSHMTKWIFKSKNEVDEICLKKYNDFKEKFKDHNVSIPKYAEIEKTKLYFCYQLTHFCEIKRLKSQIVECAIVLYNRFYLKEIILEYDPRILIFTCIILAIKLEGYGRLYKMNDFFNDIDINLDKVLEHENVVCSSLDFEINFLYTKECIFYLKSKFLNYINKYINKDNEIQNSFENICNQIYVNTVQDCLKIIESFTITFTYTPAQIALYCFVNNIKINFNIVNADKFILEFITNNNQILFQKLKNKIDELHVRYKDHLDLRNTFDDENTTRQIGETLDMCIDIYEILKKKKSSKKSKKKKLSSEDCERGEAAKRVDMK, encoded by the coding sequence ATGAATTACCCAGAGGACACTTCGCACATGACCAAATGGATCTTCAAAAGCAAAAACGAGGTGGACGAAATATGCCTAAAAAAGTACAACGACTTTAAGGAGAAATTTAAAGACCACAATGTGAGCATCCCAAAATATGccgaaattgaaaaaacgaAGCTTTACTTTTGTTACCAACTGACGCACTTTTGTGAAATCAAAAGACTGAAATCGCAAATAGTGGAATGCGCAATTGTGCTGTACAACAGATTTTacttaaaagaaattatattgGAGTATGACCCacgtattttaattttcacgTGCATAATCTTAGCAATAAAGTTGGAAGGATATGGACGCTTATACAAAATGAacgatttttttaacgaCATTGACATTAATTTGGACAAAGTACTTGAACATGAAAATGTCGTATGCTCATCTCTCGATTTTGAAATCAACTTTTTGTACACAAAAGAATGTATCTTTTacttaaaaagtaaattcctaaattatataaataaatatataaacaaagataacgaaatacaaaattcatttgaaaatatttgcaatCAAATTTACGTCAACACAGTACAGGACTGCTTAAAAATTATCGAAAGTTTTACCATTACATTTACGTATACACCTGCACAAATAGCACTCTACTGctttgtaaataatataaaaattaattttaacataGTCAATGCTGATAAGTTTATTCTCGAATTTATTACCAACAATAatcaaattctttttcagaaattgaaaaacaaaattgatgagCTCCATGTAAGGTATAAGGACCACCTCGATTTGAGGAACACCTTTGACGATGAAAACACAACTAGACAGATCGGAGAAACGTTGGACATGTGTATTGATATttacgaaattttaaaaaaaaaaaaaagcagcaaaaaatcgaagaagaaaaagttaAGCAGCGAGGATTGTGAGCGGGGGGAGGCCGCCAAAAGGGTTGACATGAAGTAG
- a CDS encoding hypothetical protein, conserved (encoded by transcript PVX_117290A): protein MNSDRVTNGGGVDERINNVKHLFCNNQEEIKKVNEIIEETDKILYNFAVNDEGYSKYSSLDHESHVYFKKVNNVDVGKLTLVFHDATKLEKLIEIIWDENGTKKFDPHFIEGKILRVYNKDLILLQQSYKGTLGNEGRYFYILAHKKKVNKDTYLIACASINVNDHKKNQSTFTNPFISSANSFSLDIECDEKIKNSSLRKMFINVSGYYIRREGACLNFTYISSIELDTSPLIPQFIIRKIKASKMSQLKILKNHL, encoded by the exons atgaatagcGACCGAGTAACTAATGGAGGAGGCGTTGACGAAAGAATTAATAATGTGAAACATTTGTTTTGTAACAACCaagaagaaattaaaaaggtgaatGAAATTATTGAGGAGAcggataaaattttgtacaattttgccGTGAACGATGAGGGGTACAGCAAATATAGTTCCCTGGACCACGAGTCCCAcgtgtattttaaaaaagttaacaaTGTAGACGTAGGAAAACTCACCCTGGTCTTCCACGACGCCACCAAG CTCGAAAAGTTAATAGAAATAATATGGGACGAAAATGGAACCAAGAAATTTGACCCGCATTTTATAGAAG GCAAAATTCTGCGCGTGTACAATAAAGACCTAATCCTACTGCAACAGAGCTATAAGGGCACACTAGGAAACGAGGGAAGATACTTTTACATTCTTGCGCACAAAAAGAAA gtaAACAAGGACACCTACCTCATTGCGTGCGCCTCGATAAACGTTAACGACCATAAGAAAAATCAAAGCACGTTCACAAACCCGTTCATCAGTAGCGCCAACTCCTTTTCACTGGACATCGAATGtgacgaaaaaattaaaaactccTCGTTAcgaaaaatgtttattaatGTGTCTGGATATTATATAAGGAGGGAAGGCGCCTGCCTGAATTTTACCTACATTTCTTCG ATCGAACTCGATACGTCCCCTTTGATTCCGCAATTTATCATACGAAAAATTAAGGCAAGTAAAATGTCCCAACTGAAAATACTAAAAAACCACCTCTGA
- a CDS encoding hypothetical protein (encoded by transcript PVX_117285A) has translation MIVKKNKKTLTQYTWLALLIVPSLYFKNLLFDNYFSLKFDKCKKKTYSINPVNHMSLPSSDADFMSDYIFPDNVR, from the exons atgattgtaaaaaaaaacaagaaaacgTTAACGCAGTACACGTGGCTCGCCCTGTTAATAGTCCCAAGCTTGTACTTTAAGAATTTACTTTTTGAT AATTATTTTAGCCTAAAATTTGacaaatgcaaaaaaaagacgtaCAGCATAAATCCGGTTAACCACATGTCTTTACCAAGCAGCGATGCCGATTTTATGAGTGACTATATTTTTCCAGACAATGTTCGCTAG